atatttattacatcatcAATTCGATTGTTATTCAACTATTGATCTGATTAGTGAATTATGAAcctataatttttcaaatttaataaccGATTCTAATCATATTGGTAGGATTTACTATGTATATAAATGACTATTTTATAACGGTAAGTTcctctatttttattctttgtgTACTTCTTGTTATGTTGGCAGAATAAACCAAAATAGGTTGCACATAATTTAGGTGACAAGTGACAAAGAATTTCAATGAAGTTATTAGTATGATAACTGAAATGAAGGTACTATTTTAATGATTGTAATTTCTTACTTGTTGTATACAAATATGATCAGCTACAGGTATCCTTTTTTGGGCATTCAGCTGTAACTAGCCAAGGCCCATATTATTCTCTTATTTAATTCCTAGATGACTGCTTTATCAAATCTCCTTAATTTCCACGCTATAACTATCTTTCCTTCCCAgcttttctttgttctttgcGCAAACGATGATCTTGAAGCAAGAAGGAAAGCTTTTGCCGGATGGCCAACACGATGAATGGCAATAGCAGTACTGCCAATAATTTCTGTGGATGTCTTTCCCGTTTGATATCATGCATATTATGAGGTTTGCATTGCCTGACCGAAAAGCTTTATCCATGGTCCATATAGGAAATAATCTGACTTAGAAATAGATCACAGGCATGTTATTGTTCGAGGGTGCTGTGCTCTGTTTCATTCGGTCGCATATCGCAAACCGACATACTGGGCACTGGCCATGGTTCTTCACCCAGGGAACGATGCAATCCTCATGGAACATATGGTTGCATGGGGTGAGCAGCACCTGCTCTCTGGGCTCGAAATCTTCTAGGCAGATGGCACACCTCTTCAGGTCTTCATGCTCCTTTCTCTTCTCACTCACATGGTATGTGTCATTGTCTTGGTAAAACAAGCTCAATCTCCTGGAAATTATCTTTGGCATAGGATTGTAGATTTCCTTCTTTAGCTTTTGTAAGGCTACCTTTTGCTCATCTTGAGTCAATTTGGATTGCTCCTGATACGGAGAAGCCTGCCTTGTCCATGGCCCAGCAAAGGCTGTAGGCGGTTCTCGGGGCCTGCGGTTCAACTCTCTTGCA
The window above is part of the Vitis riparia cultivar Riparia Gloire de Montpellier isolate 1030 chromosome 12, EGFV_Vit.rip_1.0, whole genome shotgun sequence genome. Proteins encoded here:
- the LOC117927000 gene encoding E3 ubiquitin ligase BIG BROTHER-related-like yields the protein MSRSTNNLTRMLGNQQTRPDYSARLPWYLSHEATSDANYLVHDPWSPLEERLLLSLASFPRQPPPLQILVLDDEIARELNRRPREPPTAFAGPWTRQASPYQEQSKLTQDEQKVALQKLKKEIYNPMPKIISRRLSLFYQDNDTYHVSEKRKEHEDLKRCAICLEDFEPREQVLLTPCNHMFHEDCIVPWVKNHGQCPVCRFAICDRMKQSTAPSNNNMPVIYF